The Dioscorea cayenensis subsp. rotundata cultivar TDr96_F1 chromosome 19, TDr96_F1_v2_PseudoChromosome.rev07_lg8_w22 25.fasta, whole genome shotgun sequence genome includes a window with the following:
- the LOC120283896 gene encoding cytochrome P450 71A1-like translates to MDLFFSAKSSCLSYSSCLLLIISTIIYMFIKSRSSSKPRKLPPGPIKLPFIGNLHQLSEGPLPLHRILHHLAAKYGPVMHLNFGNTPTVIISSPEIAFEIYKTHDLVFSNRPATAIAKKFSRDGLSIAFCNYGEQWRQMRKLASLELFSMKRVNSFSWARKAETDILVQTIRNYCFSKKQTVNLSEMFLCLNNNIIGQLAFSKRFSSEGECNRSKHHDLITEIIHLFGAFFIEDFFPWLSWMDVITGMQAKSNAIFKKLDEFLEREISEHRLSSDGDNSRHEEDFVDVLLELQRNSNLGFTITRDQIKVILMDIFVAGTETSALLLEWVMSELIKNPRVIMKANDEVRKVVGNKGRVEEDDLKRLEYLGFVINETLRLHPPVGLLVPRESAEDCIISGYDVPKKTTVIVNAWALGRDPKIWENPDIFYPERFDGSPINYKGNHMQFIPFGAGRRVCPGIQLANATIMTALANILYHFNWKLPNAMSGEDIDMTEVSGFNNRKKSPLILMATPK, encoded by the exons ATCAAGATCAAGTTCAAAACCAAGAAAGTTGCCACCAGGTCCCATCAAATTACCTTTCATCGGAAACCTCCACCAACTCAGCGAAGGACCACTGCCACTGCACCGCATCCTACACCATCTCGCTGCAAAATATGGCCCAGTCATGCATCTCAACTTCGGTAACACCCCGACAGTAATCATCTCTTCTCCGGAGATTGCCTTCGAAATCTACAAAACTCATGATCTTGTTTTCTCCAACCGGCCTGCCACCGCCATCGCAAAGAAATTCTCCCGTGACGGTCTCAGCATCGCCTTCTGCAACTATGGTGAGCAATGGAGGCAAATGAGAAAGCTCGCTTCTTTAGAGCTCTTTAGCATGAAAAGAGTCAACTCTTTCAGTTGGGCAAGAAAGGCAGAGACTGATATCTTGGTTCAAACTATCCGTAATTATTGTTTCTCTAAAAAACAAACGGTGAATCTAAGCGAGATGTTTCTTTGCTTGAACAATAATATCATCGGCCAGTTAGCTTTCAGCAAGAGGTTCTCCAGTGAAGGAGAGTGTAACCGGAGCAAACACCATGATCTTATTACAGAAATCATTCACTTGTTTGGTGCCTTCTTTATTGAAGATTTCTTCCCTTGGTTGAGCTGGATGGATGTGATCACTGGAATGCAAGCCAAATCTAatgctatttttaaaaagttggaTGAATTCTTGGAAAGAGAGATCAGTGAACATCGCTTAAGCTCTGATGGTgataattctagacatgaagaagaCTTTGTTGATGTGCTACTTGAGCTCCAAAGAAATTCAAATCTCGGCTTCACAATCACTAGAGATCAAATCAAAGTTATACTAATG GATATATTCGTTGCTGGAACGGAAACTTCCGCTTTGCTTTTAGAGTGGGTGATGTCTGAGCTAATAAAAAATCCGAGAGTGATAATGAAAGCCAATGATGAAGTCCGAAAAGTCGTAGGAAATAAAGGAAGGGTGGAAGAGGATGATCTTAAAAGACTTGAGTATCTTGGGTTTGTGATAAATGAAACTTTGAGGTTGCATCCTCCAGTTGGATTATTAGTTCCTCGAGAGAGTGCAGAAGATTGCATAATTAGTGGATATGATGTCCCCAAAAAAACAACAGTTATAGTGAATGCATGGGCATTGGGAAGAGATCCTAAAATATGGGAAAATCCAGACATTTTTTATCCAGAAAGGTTTGATGGGAGCCCTATCAATTATAAAGGTAATCACATGCAGTTCATACCATTTGGTGCTGGTCGGAGGGTTTGCCCAGGAATTCAATTAGCCAACGCAACTATTATGACTGCACTTGCCaatatattatatcattttaaCTGGAAGTTGCCGAATGCGATGTCTGGAGAGGATATTGATATGACTGAAGTAAGTGGATTTAATAACCGTAAGAAATCCCCACTTATATTAATGGCGACACCAAAATGA